One Eurosta solidaginis isolate ZX-2024a chromosome 1, ASM4086904v1, whole genome shotgun sequence genomic window, ggaagagcaatccagaggtggctagcggaatcccgaaatccctacagccatcatATGTGTCATCAGTGACATATTTAATCTGTTATAACTTTCACAAATTTCCCCAAAATGCATCGCACATGTCCACTGTCAGTGCAATTATTGGTCAAGTTAACCAAACTCACAACAACGAAGCAAAATGATATCAACAAAGCAGTAAGGGGAGGGAagtagaaaaaagaaaagaacatTATGAAATGGAAATAAACTAAAAACTAATAACACATAAAGCATTGCATTGCAAATATGAGTATGCATTGTTTTTGTCATTGCTCGCTTACAGCAATTTGATCAGCGCCCTCTTTGTCACTGATTTTCACTGCTTCACCTTGTTGACGTGTACGCACATATACATCACCACAGAGAAAACAGAAGTAAGCAACGCACGCTCGCCTTATGGGACTTCAGTCGGGATGGGGAGAGCAGCAAAAGGATTGATTTTGTTTCTatagaaaatatattttaagatatcaataaatattaaaatatatttgtattaacGAACAGAATCTTTATTATAACCACAAAGGCCACCACCCTTACCCCTTGTGCGATCTTTCCTATGaatgttgtagccatcgcaagttGGAGGACCGAtctttgtttcttgaattgcgggTATACGGATATTATTCATGTAGTCAACTATCTCTGCGATCTTTCTGGTTAATTTGTTTCAATtaagttgcagaattctgaagtgaaaCGGGCGggcagtcgtcactctgggagtaagagATAGGTGAAGgcgccttgaaggatataggctttgtcgagtgtgctgtccGGTTAGGATAGGTGGGTACTTGTGTTTTGGCAGCACGGTGCAACGAATACACCGGTCGGACGGTTGCCATTTCTAAGCccagagcatctatgaaggtCGCATCGGGCAAGGTATGAACTGCATAGACCGATGTCGCGATCGTAAATTTCTTAGCTGGCAAACGGAGCACACGGTGTGAGGGactaggagttgatgactccttctgCGAGTGCATGTGTCGGAAAAGGAGGGGATGGACGGGGGTAAAAGCTGGTGATCGACATTGCTACtgtccatgctacgtagattgtagtgatgaGTAACGCGGCTGCTTAGCTGGAGGCGTCGTTTGGCGCAATCAACAGCGGACATTTGAAGTGGCCTGCTGGGCAGAGAGTGAACCGCGGGAcgtccttgggcgtgaacagcagggagccacacaGGTTTTGTAGAAATTTCGGGTGCGAAATAGAACAGCCCGGACGATGTAACCATCTTTCACACGTGACACTGACAGGAGTATGACCGTCTGAGATAAATCCgtttccgacatatgcagcagaaccgcAGCCtgagaccggggttaggttcaataccttcccgctACAAGGtgctgctccgaggatgacaatttgtcggAGGGACGCACCAAATTAaaaggggttacactgaaattaccgcccttggtcgggaaaaaaatttCGAGTCGCTCCGGTTCATAGATCTGGCTAGCGTGGGAGGCGTTGGTTGGGTCTTAAAAACATACGGGCTGCAGGCCTGTTAAAATGCTgtaatcagaactgccacggggtGGCCCTAACCCATGACCCCTCACCcctgaacatcatctacatagtggtgccaaagagctcaacactaaagagcacaacgaaatgctgaacaggcaattttcgctaaattgggcACCCTAAAAAACAACAGCTCGATGATGTAACCCCGCCCCAAAGATGGTTAAAGGAACATCTCTATAAgtactatgatgagatccggcacctgccaacacagcagACAAGCATAGCGAGGCCCTAACAAAATCcatacagaatcggtaaacgcctttgccaggacTTTTGATATAGAAGAGAGCATACTACCAAGGGAGAaatgagtcaccctggcccaacttcgttcttgATACTctaacatgttaaactcttacttgtcgaAAATCAATCCAGTTATGCGTAATGTATGTCCtccatgcgatgtgtccccacatgacaccaaccattttttcaattgtaatgtggaacctacgcctctaatacCAAtatccctatggtccgcccctgttgaagctgccagtttccttggactttcttagaggatattgatgacaatttgtgagtggtcgtgcccattgaatggggcgaagcactgttagcaCAACAACATGGATCGGCGCTTCAGGATAAACGTATCTGGGCAAGCATCCgagtgtaattctgccatgaaaagcttctcagtgaaaactcatctgccttgcatatgccgttcggggTCGTCGTAAAACATacccatttgtaggaaaaattaaatagagcacgacgcgaattggaagagaagctctgtcTAAAATCTCCGGAAGTTattgcgccttatatttatttttttatttattcttacattttttattttgttttttcttaagctgattctattttaaaattattaattctcAGTACGTTGAGTTttgatttaattaaaatatattgacaTTAATAACAACAGCAGCTTGAAACCCGGTGTAAATTTAGAATTTTCCATGGAAAAACTTCTCAACTCATAAATAATTGAAATTgagaataaatatgaaaatatcccAAGAAACATTTCTCTAACGGAATGTTTATTGGCTGAATTGTgtaaaataattatatatttaacatttatGATTACAGAAAACATATTGTCCTGCAACTAATAAGGAGCAGTCTCTAAAACAGTTCTCtaaagaatttaaaaatgtaatacaGAACGCTGACGTTATATTAGAAGTAGTAGACGCGCGTGACCCACTTGGAACTCGATGCATCGAAGTAGAACAAGCCGTGCGATCTGTGCCTGGTAATAAGAAACTTGTATTGGTATTAAACAAAGTTGACTTGGTACCTCGTGAAAATCTTGACAACTGGATCCGATATTTCAGAAAGAAGGGTCCAGTAACTGTGTTCAAAGCTTCAACACAGGAACAGCAATCAAAATTAGGGCGTAGGAAACTTAATCACACTAATACGGAAAGGTCAATGCGGGGATCGGTGTGTATTGGAGCTGAGCTGCTTATATCAATGCTTGGAAATTTTTGCCGTAATAACGGGATCAGGACATCAATACGTGTTGGTGTAGTTGGCATACCCAATGTTGGAAAAAGTTCTATAATAAATTCACTGACCCGTGGTAAAACTTGTGCCGTTGGTTGCACTCCAGGTGTCACTAAGTTAGTTTAAAactgaaatttttaaataaaaatgtataaatgttctGTAAATTTCAGGGTACTTCAGGAAGTTGAACTTGACTCCAAAATAAAACTAATTGATTGTCCAGGCGTCGTATTTCCACACATTGGAAATGGAAATACGGAGCAAATGGTCTTAAAGAACGCTCAACGTGTAAGTACCGTTAAAGATCCATTTACACTCGCTGAGAGTATACTGAGGCGTGCTAGCAAAAACTACTTCTGCAATCTCTATGACATAACGGAATATGCTAGCTTTGAAGAATTTTTTACGAAAAAGGCAGCTCGAATGGGTAAGTTTGATTAATCTTGTAAAATATATGCTTTGGAATTGAATCGGTTATATCAGAAATCACATTATTTTCCGCTCTATCTAATAGGCCCTATAGATAGGAAAATTTATATATCATCGACTTAGAGTGTAAACCTTTTAAGTACCATTTTTGCCCAAAATTACTTTTTGATGCAGTGCGATAGAGCAGGACATCCTACATCAACAAGGCAAAACACTAACAACATctagtcgcttcccaaggcagtcggttctatataccggagcgactcgggatttttcccgaccaaggactgtcatttcagtgtaaccccatttaatttgatgcgtccctcccacaaattgtcatcctcccagcagctccttgcagcgggattgctccatattctcttgctccgggaaggtatcgaatccaatccgggtccgtctccagaccccggtcctgagaaatggttttgctgcgtctgccggcacaacatccgcattgctg contains:
- the Ns1 gene encoding guanine nucleotide-binding protein-like 3 homolog isoform X2 is translated as MALKRLKTKKSKRLSGRLKHKIEKKVREHKRKIRRDTKKKPKLKASLKRKLIQIPNICPFKNEALKDIDRSNMKPDCVASIQRSVLNANGKSFKNIFELFDDATSRHEAYSARQLCLNIEKTYCPATNKEQSLKQFSKEFKNVIQNADVILEVVDARDPLGTRCIEVEQAVRSVPGNKKLVLVLNKVDLVPRENLDNWIRYFRKKGPVTVFKASTQEQQSKLGRRKLNHTNTERSMRGSVCIGAELLISMLGNFCRNNGIRTSIRVGVVGIPNVGKSSIINSLTRGKTCAVGCTPGVTKVLQEVELDSKIKLIDCPGVVFPHIGNGNTEQMVLKNAQRVSTVKDPFTLAESILRRASKNYFCNLYDITEYASFEEFFTKKAARMASLFYTKHCAATQNPTIREIQICNLKV
- the Ns1 gene encoding guanine nucleotide-binding protein-like 3 homolog isoform X1, translated to MALKRLKTKKSKRLSGRLKHKIEKKVREHKRKIRRDTKKKPKLKASLKRKLIQIPNICPFKNEALKDIDRSNMKPDCVASIQRSVLNANGKSFKNIFELFDDATSRHEAYSARQLCLNIEKTYCPATNKEQSLKQFSKEFKNVIQNADVILEVVDARDPLGTRCIEVEQAVRSVPGNKKLVLVLNKVDLVPRENLDNWIRYFRKKGPVTVFKASTQEQQSKLGRRKLNHTNTERSMRGSVCIGAELLISMLGNFCRNNGIRTSIRVGVVGIPNVGKSSIINSLTRGKTCAVGCTPGVTKVLQEVELDSKIKLIDCPGVVFPHIGNGNTEQMVLKNAQRVSTVKDPFTLAESILRRASKNYFCNLYDITEYASFEEFFTKKAARMGNQSLNKNLKYQIKRRRKQHVRSEKKMTEIIGVLDGFKLHGNPGDNNDCNANEL